The nucleotide window CGTGGACGGCGGCCGTGGCGCCGTCGAGGGAGAGCTGGACGCAGGGCTCCCCATAGCTCTTGAGCCGGTCGGCGGCCGCGTCGTCGATGGGCAGTCCGTTGGTCTCGAGCTTGAGCCGCGTGCCCCCGGCATGCAGGATGTCGAAGATCTCCCAGCAGTGCGGCACGCCCAGGGGTTCGCCGCCGCCGAAGGCCGCGTAAGGGATGGATAGCGCCGCGGCCTCGCGCGCGACGCGCAGGGCTTCCTCGCGGGTCAGCTCGGAGGGCCAGCCCTTCTCCGGACCGGACTCCTCGCAGCAATGGAGACAGCGCGCTCCGCAGCGGTTGGTCAGCTGCCAGGCGAGGAAGAGGGGGGCCCCGTACTGATCGACCGAGGCCCCCCTCCGGTGCGTCACGTGAAGCGGATGTACGGCTGGGCCATGACCTGCTGGGACACTTCTTCCAGGCAGGGCTTCTCCCAGACGGGCTTCTCGTTCACGTTCGTTTGCTCGTTCATCACATCTCCTTACGTCGCAGCTCCGGCGGGAGCGGTGAGCTCCGCGCCGCTCGCCGCCCGGGAGTTCGCGGGCGGCGGATCGGCTTCGCCCCGCAGGCCGAGGCTCGCGGGGTCGAAATCTTTGAGGCGGGCCCAGGCCGAGAGGTACGCGGCCCAGGCGCGGGAAAGGGTCTGCGTCCGCAGGTCGGCGCAGATGAAGGAGAGCGCGGCCGAGACCTTGACGAGCCCGTCGGGCAGGACGAGCAGGGTGGCCGGCGGCTGCTTGAGCTGGGAGACGAGGGCCTCCTCGAGAGAACGCGGGCGGTAGCAGAGCTCCATGCGCCCGGCGAGCTCGAGCTCGCGGCGCTCGAGGGTCGCGAAGAACTCGCGGTACTGCTCCTCGCTCGGGGCCAGGCGCTCCCAGAAGCGGGTCGCGTTGCCCACGCGCATGAGCATCCCGCTGTTGAAGCGGAAGGCTCCGAGGATGAGCGCCTGGTCGATGACCGCCGAGACCTCGCCGATGCTGGCCTTCGAGGGCGCGAAGGCCACCTCGAGCGGCAGGCCCGCCTCGCGCACGGCGCGGCAGGCGGACACGGCGGCCTCCAGCGAGCCGCCGGGACGGACGGCCCGGTAGGCCTCCTGGGTGGCGCCGTCGAGGCTCACCTGCACCGAGCGCACGGGGAGCGTCGCGAGGCGCCGCGCCTGCTCGAGGCCGAAGCGCTGGCCGTTGGTCTCGATCTTGAGCTGGACGCCGGCCTCGCCGAGCTTCTCGGCAAGGTCGAAGAAGTAGGGGACGAGGAGGGGTTCCCCCCCGCAGAGCATCACGTAGGGCACGCCGGACTCGATGATGTCCCGGGCCAGGCGCAGCGCCTCCTCGCGGGTGAACTCTCCGTTGAGGCTCCGCCCGGGCCCGGACTCGGTGCAGCAGTGCAGGCAGGAGAGGTCGCACTCGCGCGTGATCTGCCAGGAGACGAAGAGCGGGGACTTGAGGCGGGCTATATCCATCGTCCCGCCCAGAGCGCGGCCGCGAAGGAGCCGGTCCCCACGACGTACGACAGCACGACCCAGCGCACCGCCGGCACGAAGCGCCGGGGCTCCTCGTAGGTCCCGAGGGCGGCGCGGCCGCTCTGCGCGAGCAGGGGCAGCGCGCAGAGCGCCAGCAGCGCCGGCTTCGGGAAGAGGCCGAGCAGCGCGCCCAGCACGGGCACGAGGAGGCCGGCGGAGGCGAGCGCGAGGTAGAGGTAGACGCCGTTGCGCCGGCCCAGGCGCACGACGAGGTTGCGCTTGCCCACGAGCCGGTCCTGGTGATAGTCCGGGATCTCGTTGACCACGGCGAGCGCGCAGATGAGCAGGCCCGGCACCAGCGAGGCGAGCAGCGCGCCCCAGGAGAAGCGTCCCGTCTGCAGGTGGAGGCTGCCCAGCGTCATCCAGGGGCCGTAGGAGAGCGCGATCATCGTCTCGCCGAGTCCGCGATAGACCCAGCGCACCGGAGGGCCGACGTAGAAGACGGCGGCGATCCCGCCGAGGAAGGTATAGAGCAGGATGGGCCAGCCCCCCGCGCGGGCGAGGACGAGCCCGACGGCGGCGGCCGCCGCGAAGGCCGCGCAGCCGGCCCAGAGCACCCCGTCTCCGATGGGGTCCTCGTCGGAGGGGTTGAAGACGCGGTCGGTGCCCATGCGCGAGTCGAAGTACTCGTTGAAGGTCTCGACGCCGACGACCGCCAGGACGATGCCCGTCAGGCCCAGCCAGAAGATCCCCGGGCGGAAGCTCCCCTCGACGCCGTAGGCCCACGCCGCGCCGAGGAGGTAGGGCAGGAGGCCCGCGTAGAGGAAGAAGCGGTAGCGCACGGCGGAGAAGAACTTCAATGAAGGGCTCGCAGCGAAATAATATGACGAATTTGGAGGCCCGGCTTTGAGCCGAATTCGAGGCGCGAGGAGGGAGCATAGCGTGAGCTATGTGACCGACGAGCAACGAAGAAGTCGGCCAAAGAGGGGCCTCCCCGAAGGGCCGGGGCGCTATTGGGCTGCGCCTTCGTCTCTCGTCGCTCACATACCTTCAGGTATGCTCGCTCCTCGTTCCTCGTCTCGCTCCAATATCGACCCGGCAAATTCATCATATTATTTCGCTGCGAGCCCTAGCTCCACCCATTCGTGGATGCGCCGGATGACGGTCGGGTCCTTCTCCAGCTCGGCGACGAAGCCGGCGACCTCGGGACGGAGCCAGCCGCGCCGGAAGCCCCCCCAGACCTCGCTCAGGGTCTGGCGGCGCAGGTCGCCGCAGACGAAGGGCAGGGCGTTGATGAGCTTGACCTTGCCGTTGGGGAGGATGATGAGGATGGCCGCGGGGTTCTCGAGACGATACTTGAGCTCCTCGAGGAGGCCGAGCTCGTGGTAGCAGACGCGCATGCGTCCCTCGAGCTCGAGGGCCTTGGCGCGCACGGTCGCGAAGTACTCCGCGTACTGCTCCTCGCTCGGGGCGATGAGCTCCCAGCTCCGGGCCGCGTTGCCGGCGCGGATGGTGCGGCCGGTGTAGAAGCCGACGGCGCCCAGCGAGCGGGCCAGGTCGATGGCGCGGCCCACCTCATGCACGTTGAAGCGGGTCGGGGAGAAGTTGACCTCGACCTCGACGCCCGCCGCGCGCAGATTGCGGACGGCCTCGAGGGCGTTCTCCCAGCGGCCGTGTACGCGCAGCTTCCCGTAGGAGGCCGGGGTGACGCCGTCCATGCTGATCTGCACGGACTGGACGCCCAGCGCCTTCAGCCGCGCGCAGGAACGCGGCACGAGCGAGTGTCCGTTGGTCTCGACCTTCAGGCCGATCCCCGCGCCGGTCGCGCGCTCGACGAGGTCCCAGAAGCCGGGGTGCCCCATCGGCTCGCCGCCGGAGAAGCAGAGGTAGGGGACCTTCGCCTCGATGATCTGGTTCAGGACGGAGAGGTACTGCTCACGGCCGAGTTCGTCGGGAAACGCCTTGCCGGGCCCGGACTCCTCGATGCAGTGCAGGCAGGCGAGGTTGCACTCGTTGGTGAGCTGCCAGGCCACGTACAGCGGGGCCGAGAGTTCCGAGGAGCCGAGCGCTGCCGCCGCGGATACCCCGAACATGGAGAGCCTCTAGTCCGTCAGGAGTCCTTTCGTCTTCAGCGAAGAGACGAACTCGCGCACGTCCGCCTCGAGCGAGCCCGCGGCGTCGTGGAAGCGCGCGCGCAGGCGTTCGGCGACCTGCGTCTCATCGAGCGCGCCGGCGGAGATCTCCTTGACGATGGCGGCGCCGGTCGGGCTCAGCGTGAAGACCTTCTCGGAGCGCGTCTCGAAGAGGACTCCGCCGAACTTCTCTTCGCGGAACTTCACGAACTGGGCGAGTTTCATGTCGGGTCTCTGTTGGAAGGCGTTAGAGACATTCTAGGCGAAACCCGGTCCGGTGTCAACGAAGTCGGAGATTCCGCGAAAAAACGCGGAATCTCCGACGAGAATCACGAAAGATGAAGCGGAGGGAGATGCTCGCCCGGAACGGTAAAAACAGAACGCCCCTTCAAAAAATCATCCGCCCCTCCCGCGCAAGCGCGAGAGGGGCGATGACGGAGCGCCCCGGGAGCTTCCCGGGGGACCTCCTAGATCTCGACCTGGTCGATGTAGACGATGGCGGACCAGACCTTGACGATGTTCGCGATGAGCTCCGCCATCTCCTCGGGCTCCATCTCGACGAGCTTCTGGTTCTCGTCCAGGAGTCCGGCCTTGACGATGTCGCCGGACGGGTTCAGGACGAACCCGTAGGGCGTGTTGTCGAAGGACCCCATGAAGAAGAAGCCCGCAGGGATGAAGAGCCCGGCCGGGCTCGTCTTCCCGAAGGCGACGGCCATGTTCTGAGAACCTTCGCCTCCGCGGACCGCGACCGCCTTCATCTCGAGTCCGGCCGGCAGCCCGAACACCGCGGAGAGCTGCGAGACGGCCGCGGGCGGGAGGGCCTTGCCCTTCTGCTCGATGAAGGGCGCGAGCTTCTCCAGCATCTGCGCGGGGGTCATCTTCGCGGCCTTCTCCGCTTTCTCCTGCGCCGCCTTCTCGGCCGCGTCCTCGGCGGCGATCTCGGCGGCGCTCTTGGCCGGCAGCTGCGCGGAGAGCGCGGCGTTGACGGCCTTCGCGTAGCCGGTGAAGCCGGTCCGAAGGTCCTGCGGCGTGAGCTGGTAGGAGACGTCCGGCTTCACGCCGAGGTTCTCGACGGGCTGGCCGTTGGCGCGCTGGGCGATGGTCCAGGTGTAGGAGAGCCCGGCGATGCCGTGCTGGTTCGGGAACTCGAGCGACTTCACGCCGCCGCCCGCCCCGGAGGTCCGCACGCCGAAGAGCACGGCGCGCTTGTTGTCCTGCATGATCGCCGGGAAGAAGTCGGCGCACGAGAAGTCGAGCTCGTTGATGAGCACGACGATGGGCTTCGTGTACTGCGCCGCCTTCTGCGGCGGGAGCTTGTCGAGCCCGAAGAGCGCGACCAGGCCCGTGAAGCGGCGGCCGGCCTTGAGCTCGCTGAGGATGAACTTGGCGTAGCGGACGACCGCCTCCATCATCGACTCGCCCTCGTCGGCCTGGAAGCCCGCGGTCTCCTCGGCCATCTCCTCGTCGAAGGCCTTCTTCGCGGCCTGCATGCCCGCCTGCTGGAGCACGTCCGCCGCCCAGGCGGCATCGCTCTCGTCGATGAGCAGCCGGTGCTGGGGCACGGAGAGAGGCTTGTCGCTCAGCATCGAGAGCAGCGTGTACATGTAGAACAGGTTGCCGCCCGGATTGTTGACCTGGTCGATGACGAGCCCGTCGGTGACCTTCTGGAACTGCGCCATGAGCTGGCCGAAGACGCCGGCCGCCTGCTCGTCGCCCATGTAGTCGGGGATGCGGACATAGCCGATCTTGCGGCCCTGCTCGTTCTTGTAGATGTAGGCGTCGAAGGGCACCTGCGCCGCGACCTGCGGCGGCAGCTTCCAGACGACCTGGCCGAGCTTGGGCACGAAGCTGTTCTTGGCGCCGATCATGAAGCCGTTGCCGGCGTTCTCGCCGGCCGCCTTCGTGAAGACCTGGGCGTAGGGGTGCGCCATCGACGGGATGAGGCGCCGGATCGCCGCCCGCAGGGCCTCGCGCCAGCTCCGCGAGGGCCCGGGGGTCACGACGATGTCGTCGAGGCCCTGAGTGCGGATGCCGCCGTCGCGGATGGGGACGTCCACCGGGACCATCTCCGGCTTGTACTTCCACTCCATCTTCACGTCGTGGACGGCGCCGTCCTCGGTGCGGATCTTGAGCGCGACGGGGCCCTTCGGCACGTCGAGGCCCACGCGGCGGCTGCGGTTGGTGAGGTACATCTCCGCGAGGCGGGCGTCGGTCTCGGCGATGTTGGGCGAGCGGGTCAGCGACTTCACGACCTCGGCGACCGGCTTGCCGTCGAACTCGACGACCTCGTCGCCTTCTTTATAAGGGAACTTCGCCTCGGGGAGCGCCTGCCGGTTGATGTAGGCGATGTAGTACTTCCCCTCGGAGCTGAGGATGAAGAAGGGCAGCCCGGCGCCCTCCGTGGAGTGGAACTGGATGCCGACGTGGTAGTCCTTCGTCGAATGGACGAAGTCGGCGAGGAGCTTCTGGAACTCGTGCTGGCCCATCTTCGGGTTCGCGACGACGAGCGCCTTCGCCTTCTCGAACTCCTTCTGGAGGTCCACGCCGTACTGGGCCTTCTTCCAGTCCTCCGGAGCGTAGTGCTCGGTGTAGAGCGCGGCGACCTGTTCGAGCGTCTGGATCATGCGCAGCTGGTTCGCGTTGAGGCCGGCCGGAGCCGCGTCGGCCTTCAGGGCCTTCGCCGCCTTCGGGGACTTGGCCGCCTTGGGAGACGCCTTGGACTTGGCGGGCTTGAGGCCGTTCTTCTTCGCGGCCTTCGGCGCGGGGGAGGAGTCGGAGACGGCGCGCGCGGAGCCCGCGCCGAGGAGGTTCATGATGCGGGCTCCGAGACCGTGCGCGTCCTCGGCCTTGGAGTCGGAGACGGAGCCGAAGTCCCGCATCAGGTCGCTGAAGCGGACCGCAACGCCGCGGGTCTGCTCGGCCGCCCGGGCCATCGGAGCCTGAGCGGCCGCGGGGACGGCGGCGGTCAGGGCCGCGGGAGTCCGCGGGGCGATCACGGCCGGAACCACGGTCTGCAGGGCCGCGCCGGGGATCTGCGCGGAGGCCGCGGCGGAACGCACGGCAGGGAGAGCGGTCGGGAGCGCCGTCGGAGCCTGCAGCGATATGCCGACGATGGAGACCGGGGCCGCGAGCACCGCGCCGGGGGCTCCGAGCTGAGCTCCCACGACGGGGACGACGGGGACGGCGGCGGAGACGCCGGGGTTCGCGACCGCATGGGTCACGACCTGGGCGAACGCCGGAGAGACCGAGTTGAGTGCGAGGAACAGCGAGAGCAGGACGCGCATGTCTTCCTCCGAATGATGGTCCTTCTACTAGTGAGATTCTAATGCGCGAGAGGGAGGAGCGTTTGGGCCGATGGGGTACGCGGACGAAGTTAAATGGTCTAGGGCGTTGGCGGTCCGTAGTCCCATATCGTTGCGCACGCGAAAAGACGCGGCTTTCCGCGTGCGCAACTCCGAGTGCGCCCCTTGAAGGCGTCGAAAAGCGACGACCCGATTGACGGAGAGTCTTGGTAAAGATAAAGTGGCGCTTCCGACGCCTCGTGCGATCGGATGCGCCACTGGAGGAACGGACATGAGCGACTACACCCCCCCCGCCGAGAAAGTCCCCGCGGACAAGCATCCCTTCGGGCTCTACGTCCTCTTCAGCACCGAGATGTGGGAGCGCTTCTCCTACTACGGGATGCGCGGCCTCCTCGTCTACTACATGACGAAGCAGCTTTTCCTCGGGGACCCCGCCGCCACGGTGTTCGGCTACGCCCCGCTCAAGGCCGCTCTCGAGAGCGTCTTCGGGCCGATGAGCACCCAGGCCCTCTCCTCTCAGATCTACGGCCTCTACACCGGCCTCGTCTACTTCACGCCGTTCTTCGGCGGCGTCATCGCCGACCGGTGGCTCGGCCAGCGCAAGGCGGTCATCGTGGGCGGCGTGCTGATGGCCATCGGCGAGTTCATGCTGATGTCGCAGGCGCTCTTCTTCCCCGCGATGCTCATGCTCATCCTCGGCAACGGCTTCTTCAAGCCGAACATCTCGACGCAGGTGGGCAATCTCTACAAGCCGGGAGACCACCGCCGCGACCGCGCCTTCAGCGTCTTCTACGTGGGCATCAACGTCGGCGCCACGCTCTCCCCTCTCATCGCCGGGACCCTGGGAGAGACCTACGGCTTCCGGTGGGGCTTCTGCGCCGCCGGGGTGGGCATGATCCTCGGCCTGTGCACCTACCTCTGGGGCCAACGGCACCTGGCGCCGGACAACGTCATGAAGCAGGCGGCCGCGACGGAGCAGAAGGCCGTCGAACCCCTGACGCCTGAGGAGTGGAAGAAGATCGGAGCGCTCATCGTGCTCTGCGTCCTCAACATCATCTTCTGGGGGACCTACGAGCAGCAGGGCAACACCCTGGCGCTCTGGGTCGACGCCAACACGGACCGGATGATCTTCGGCTGGGAGATGCCCGCGACCTGGTATCAGGCCTTCAACGCGGCGATGATCGTCGTCTTCACCCCGATCATCCTCGCCTTCTGGAAGTGGCAGGAGAAGCGGAAGTCCGAGCCCTCCAGCGTCGCCAAGATGGCGATCGGCTGCATCCTGCTGGGGGTCTCCTTCCTCGTGCTCATCCCGGGCTCCCGCGTCGTGGCCGCCGGCGGCAAGGCGTCGCTGCTGTCGCTGACCCTCTGCACGGCGATCCTGACAGTGGGAGAGCTCTACCTCTCCCCGATCGGGCTCTCGCTGGTCACGAAGCTCGCCCCGGCGAGGATGGTCTCGATGCTCATGGGCGCCTGGTTCCTCTCGAGCTTCTTCGGCAACTACATGTGCGGCTTCATCGGGGGCTATTGGGAGAAGATGTCCCACGAGAGCTTCTTCATCATGCTCTGCGCGCTGGCCTCCGGCGCGGGCCTCTGCATGTTCGCGCTGATCAAGCCCCTCAAGCGGGCGATCGGGCACGGACACGAAGAAACCGTCGACGTTTAGATCGGGGCTCGTTCTTCCATAATGTCCTCCCCTACGGGGAGGGCAGGGTAGGGGAAGTCCCGCTCGGAGCAAAGGCCCGCGCAAGCGGGCCTTTGGTTTTCATAAAGAATCGCTCGAGCTCCCCCAGCACATTACCCCCCTCCCCCTGCCCCCTCCCAAAGGACCCACCCCTCAATAGGCCTCCCGAGGGTGGTCGGCACCCCCCTTTCAGGGCATCCTTGGCGTATGAATAGCCGGGGCCTCAAAACCCTCCTTAAAAGCGCCTCCTGCCTGGCGCTTTACAGCTTCCTGGCCGGAGTCCTCCCCGGCCCCGTTTTCGCGCAGCAGGCGGTCGTCCTCCCCGTCCCCGTCATCGCACCTGCGGCGGGCCTGAGCGCCGTAGGTGTGGTGCGAGCGGTGACCGATCCGCGCTCCATCGTGCCGATCGCCGCCCCCCTCGCCCAGAATCTGCAGGTTTCTCCCGTCACGACCCCCGCCCTGTCTCTCCCCACCGTGCTCCCCCTCTCCCACCTCGTGGGAGAGGAGGTACGGGGGGTGCGGGGGGCGCCGACCGCCTTCGAGGCGCCCCCCGCCGTCGGCCCCGTCTCCGCGAAGCCGCTGCACCTTCTCATCACCGGCGCCCCCGGCTCCGGGAAGACCACCTTCGGCAAGCTGCTCGCCAAGGATTACGGGATGGTGCACATCTCGGTCGGAGAGCTTCTGCGCGCGCAGGCCGGCTCCGTGCCCGGGCTCGCCGAGACCATGGCCAAGGGCGGCCTCGTGGACTCCGAGATCGTGCTCCGCATCGTGCGCGAGCGCCTCGCCCAGAAGGACGTCGTCGAACGCGGCTTCATCCTCGACGGCTTCCCCCGCCGCCTGGAGGAGGCCGGCGTCATCGAGGGCTGGATGAAGGACGGCGGCCGCATCGACGCGATGATCCAGCTCGAGGTCTCCGACGACGAGCTCCTGCGCCGCATCCTCGCGCGCGGCCGCATGGACGATTCCGAGGAGGTCTTCAGGAACCGGATGGAGATCTACCGGCGGCAGACGCGGCCGGTGCTGGAGCACTTCCGCGAACGCCTGCGCGTGCTCGAGGCGAAGACGGAGGGCTCGGACATCGGAGCCAACTACGCGAAAGTCCGGGCCCTTATCGAGTCCGCCCTCCCTCGGTAGGGACTCGATGCCTGGAATAGCTCGGTTAAGCAGAGCAGGGAATCCCTCCAGGATTCCCTGCTAATCCTTCCCGTACTTCTTCTCGAACTCGACCCAGTACGCGGGATGCTTCGCGCGGGACTCCTTCACCGCGGCCCAGAACTGCTCCCAAGTGAGGCTCCCCGCGGGACGCTCGCGCTTCGGAGCGGGGGTCGCCTTCAAGACCTTCGCGAGCGTCTGGCGGTCGCGCTCGTAGTCGGCCGAGTAGCCTTGGAACGCGGCGGAATCCCCCGCCTTCGCGAGCATCGTCGCCCACTCCTTGCCCTTCGGAGTCTCGAGCTGCGCGACCAGCATCCCGATCAACTGCTCCTGCTCCTCGCCGCCCTTGAGGAATTCGGGGTAGGACCTCAGCATCGCCGCGGCCTGCATCTGGAGCTCGGCGACGTCCTTGCCCCGGCCCTCCTTCTTCGCGAGGATGCTGAGCGCGTCGAGGGCGCGGGGAAGGCTGCGGGAGATGTTCTCGCGGGTCTCCTGATTGTCCTCGCGCAGCGCCTCGAGGCGGCTCTTGTACGCCGCGAGGGGCTCCTTCATCTCCGCGGGATCGAGCGTCCGGATGTAGGACGGAGAGCGCTTGATGTCGTCCCAGAACGCGTCGGGGTCCTGGTTCAGGGCGTTCGCCTCGTTGAGATAGTCGTTGGACTTGCCTTTGTTGAGCCGCGCCGCGACGAGATAGCCGGTCTGGCGCGCGCGCTGCTCGTTGACGAAGGCGAGCTGATAAGGGATGGCTTCCTCGGGAGAGAGGCGCTTGAGCTGTGCGACGTTCACCAGGTGGCGGAACTCGTGGGCCATGTTCCCCGCGAGCATCGTGACCGCCATGTCCTGGTCCTTGAACTCGAGGTATTTCGAGCTGTAGTGATAGTCCGCTTTGTCGAGCGCCAGCGTGTACCTGGCCCTCCCGCGGGCCCCGAGGATACCCTCGACCCCGTCACGCATCGAGATCGAGCTCCGCTCGCCGAAGTCCTCGGCGCGGACCTCGATCTTCACGCCCTTGCGCGTCCCCCTGGGTCCCAGCTCGTCGACGAGCTGGCGCAAAACCTCCCGACCCTCCGGCGTCGTCTGCATGAGCTCGAGCGCCTTGCGGGTCGTGCGCTGCTCCTTCCACTCCGGCCTGTCGAAGCTCGCGACGTAGGGCGCGAGCTCGTACTGGATCCGATCGAGCCAGCCCTTCGGCTTCTCTCCCACGTCCACGACCCGCTCGACCTCCTCCCAACTCAGCGGCTTCGTCTGCGGCGGCTGCTGCGGCATCGGCGCCGCCTTCAGCCGCAGGCCGGGCTGCGAGGGGTCCGGCGGGATCGGCTGAGCGAGGGCGGGAGGCAGCGGCTGGCCCGCAAGCGCGCCGCGCGACGGGGAGGCCGCCGGCTGGCCGCCCGGCAGGGACTCGCCCTGGGAGAGACCGAGCGCTTGAGCGTTGAGCTGCGCGCTGAGCTGGAGCTTGAGCCCCTGCTCCGGCTTCAGCGCGCGCGCATCGGCGCCGGAGGCGTCGGCCTTGCGAGCGGGCACGGCGCTCCGGGCCCGAGCTCCGAGGAGCTTGACGAGCCGGGTCGTCCGTGTCGCGTCGAGCCCGAGGTCCCGGGCCAGCGCGCGGACCTCCCCCTCGAAGACGGCGGGGGTCTTCCCTTCGGGGCGGCCGAGCGCGAGTTCCGCGGCCCGCGCGCGCAGGGCCGCGCTCTCGGCCGGGGCGGGCGGGAGCTCCCTGCCCGCGAGCAGGGCTTCGGCGAGGACGCCTTTGAAGTCCGCGG belongs to Elusimicrobiota bacterium and includes:
- a CDS encoding protease-like activity factor CPAF; protein product: MRVLLSLFLALNSVSPAFAQVVTHAVANPGVSAAVPVVPVVGAQLGAPGAVLAAPVSIVGISLQAPTALPTALPAVRSAAASAQIPGAALQTVVPAVIAPRTPAALTAAVPAAAQAPMARAAEQTRGVAVRFSDLMRDFGSVSDSKAEDAHGLGARIMNLLGAGSARAVSDSSPAPKAAKKNGLKPAKSKASPKAAKSPKAAKALKADAAPAGLNANQLRMIQTLEQVAALYTEHYAPEDWKKAQYGVDLQKEFEKAKALVVANPKMGQHEFQKLLADFVHSTKDYHVGIQFHSTEGAGLPFFILSSEGKYYIAYINRQALPEAKFPYKEGDEVVEFDGKPVAEVVKSLTRSPNIAETDARLAEMYLTNRSRRVGLDVPKGPVALKIRTEDGAVHDVKMEWKYKPEMVPVDVPIRDGGIRTQGLDDIVVTPGPSRSWREALRAAIRRLIPSMAHPYAQVFTKAAGENAGNGFMIGAKNSFVPKLGQVVWKLPPQVAAQVPFDAYIYKNEQGRKIGYVRIPDYMGDEQAAGVFGQLMAQFQKVTDGLVIDQVNNPGGNLFYMYTLLSMLSDKPLSVPQHRLLIDESDAAWAADVLQQAGMQAAKKAFDEEMAEETAGFQADEGESMMEAVVRYAKFILSELKAGRRFTGLVALFGLDKLPPQKAAQYTKPIVVLINELDFSCADFFPAIMQDNKRAVLFGVRTSGAGGGVKSLEFPNQHGIAGLSYTWTIAQRANGQPVENLGVKPDVSYQLTPQDLRTGFTGYAKAVNAALSAQLPAKSAAEIAAEDAAEKAAQEKAEKAAKMTPAQMLEKLAPFIEQKGKALPPAAVSQLSAVFGLPAGLEMKAVAVRGGEGSQNMAVAFGKTSPAGLFIPAGFFFMGSFDNTPYGFVLNPSGDIVKAGLLDENQKLVEMEPEEMAELIANIVKVWSAIVYIDQVEI
- a CDS encoding radical SAM protein, whose amino-acid sequence is MFGVSAAAALGSSELSAPLYVAWQLTNECNLACLHCIEESGPGKAFPDELGREQYLSVLNQIIEAKVPYLCFSGGEPMGHPGFWDLVERATGAGIGLKVETNGHSLVPRSCARLKALGVQSVQISMDGVTPASYGKLRVHGRWENALEAVRNLRAAGVEVEVNFSPTRFNVHEVGRAIDLARSLGAVGFYTGRTIRAGNAARSWELIAPSEEQYAEYFATVRAKALELEGRMRVCYHELGLLEELKYRLENPAAILIILPNGKVKLINALPFVCGDLRRQTLSEVWGGFRRGWLRPEVAGFVAELEKDPTVIRRIHEWVELGLAAK
- a CDS encoding prenyltransferase; protein product: MKFFSAVRYRFFLYAGLLPYLLGAAWAYGVEGSFRPGIFWLGLTGIVLAVVGVETFNEYFDSRMGTDRVFNPSDEDPIGDGVLWAGCAAFAAAAAVGLVLARAGGWPILLYTFLGGIAAVFYVGPPVRWVYRGLGETMIALSYGPWMTLGSLHLQTGRFSWGALLASLVPGLLICALAVVNEIPDYHQDRLVGKRNLVVRLGRRNGVYLYLALASAGLLVPVLGALLGLFPKPALLALCALPLLAQSGRAALGTYEEPRRFVPAVRWVVLSYVVGTGSFAAALWAGRWI
- a CDS encoding nucleoside monophosphate kinase is translated as MNSRGLKTLLKSASCLALYSFLAGVLPGPVFAQQAVVLPVPVIAPAAGLSAVGVVRAVTDPRSIVPIAAPLAQNLQVSPVTTPALSLPTVLPLSHLVGEEVRGVRGAPTAFEAPPAVGPVSAKPLHLLITGAPGSGKTTFGKLLAKDYGMVHISVGELLRAQAGSVPGLAETMAKGGLVDSEIVLRIVRERLAQKDVVERGFILDGFPRRLEEAGVIEGWMKDGGRIDAMIQLEVSDDELLRRILARGRMDDSEEVFRNRMEIYRRQTRPVLEHFRERLRVLEAKTEGSDIGANYAKVRALIESALPR
- a CDS encoding peptide MFS transporter is translated as MSDYTPPAEKVPADKHPFGLYVLFSTEMWERFSYYGMRGLLVYYMTKQLFLGDPAATVFGYAPLKAALESVFGPMSTQALSSQIYGLYTGLVYFTPFFGGVIADRWLGQRKAVIVGGVLMAIGEFMLMSQALFFPAMLMLILGNGFFKPNISTQVGNLYKPGDHRRDRAFSVFYVGINVGATLSPLIAGTLGETYGFRWGFCAAGVGMILGLCTYLWGQRHLAPDNVMKQAAATEQKAVEPLTPEEWKKIGALIVLCVLNIIFWGTYEQQGNTLALWVDANTDRMIFGWEMPATWYQAFNAAMIVVFTPIILAFWKWQEKRKSEPSSVAKMAIGCILLGVSFLVLIPGSRVVAAGGKASLLSLTLCTAILTVGELYLSPIGLSLVTKLAPARMVSMLMGAWFLSSFFGNYMCGFIGGYWEKMSHESFFIMLCALASGAGLCMFALIKPLKRAIGHGHEETVDV
- a CDS encoding PqqD family protein; this translates as MKLAQFVKFREEKFGGVLFETRSEKVFTLSPTGAAIVKEISAGALDETQVAERLRARFHDAAGSLEADVREFVSSLKTKGLLTD
- a CDS encoding radical SAM protein; protein product: MDIARLKSPLFVSWQITRECDLSCLHCCTESGPGRSLNGEFTREEALRLARDIIESGVPYVMLCGGEPLLVPYFFDLAEKLGEAGVQLKIETNGQRFGLEQARRLATLPVRSVQVSLDGATQEAYRAVRPGGSLEAAVSACRAVREAGLPLEVAFAPSKASIGEVSAVIDQALILGAFRFNSGMLMRVGNATRFWERLAPSEEQYREFFATLERRELELAGRMELCYRPRSLEEALVSQLKQPPATLLVLPDGLVKVSAALSFICADLRTQTLSRAWAAYLSAWARLKDFDPASLGLRGEADPPPANSRAASGAELTAPAGAAT